AGGGAAGGTGAAGTGGTGCAGGGTGACCATCGGGGTGATGCCGCGCTGCCGCAGCCCGGCCAGCATCTGGCGGTAGCGAGCCAGCGCCCGGCCGTCCCACCGCCCCGGCTGGGGCTCCAGGCGGCTCCACTCGATGGAGAGACGGTGCGCGTTCTGGTGCAGGGCGGCCATGCGGTCAAAGTCCGCTTCCGCCGCCCGCCACCAGTCGCAGGCCAGCCCGGAGCGGTGCCCGCAGGCAATGCGTCCGGGCTGCTGCTCCCAGGCCCACCAGTCGTTGTTGGTAGTGTTACCTTCTACCTGGTGGGCGCTACTGGCAGTGCCCCAGAGGAACCCCGGCGGGAAGGGGAGCAGGGAGGGAGAGCGGTGCAGGTCATGGAATGGGTGCCTACGCCTCATGGGTGGGCCGGGATGCCAATCCCTACCTGCCTATCTCTTGCTTCCTGCATGCGCCCCATCTCCAGCAGGTCTCCCGTTCGCGTCACCTCCCTCACGCGGTGAGGAGACGGGATGTCCAGCCACTTCGCTTGCATCGGGTTCCCCGTCCGCGAGATGCACGAGTACACGGCCCTGATGCGGACCGCGGCGGCCCGCGGGGAGCGCCTGCCCCTGCCCGGGGGCGGGGCGTTAGTGCGCTGGGAGGTGGGCGGTGGGCCCGAGATCTGGGTGCTGGCCGACGCCCGGGGAGAGGTGGTAAACGCCACACCCTTCTACCATACCGGCACATGGCTGCGTGTGGCCATCACGGCGCATGGCGAAGATGTCGACGAGGCGGCGGAAGGATGGCTGGAGGGCTGGGTGGAGCCGGCGGAGGCCGACGAGCCCCTTTCCGGGGCCTTCCCGGTGCGCATCGACCTGGTGAACTTCGCTCTGGCGCGGACACACCTGCGGGTGGGCGCAGTGGTGCCCGTGGAGTTCTGCGGCATCGCCCATGAAGCAGCGCTCTATCCCGACGCTGCCGCTTACGGGGCGGCCAGTCAGGCGCAGTACCGGCCGCCCATGCGCTCGTTCCTCTCCGTGGCGCACTTCGCCGCCGACCAGCCGCCGGGGGAGCCGGAAGCCACAGCACTGATCTCCGGCGTGGTGGACGAGGCCCGCCTGTTGACCAACGGCGAGACCGGGGCGTCCTACTGGCGCCTGGGCGTGGCCACCGAGCGGGTCACGGTGTGGGTGCTGGCCGACGGGGAGACCCTGCCGGTGGAGCCGCACAGCGGCAACATCATTGCCGCCTCCTGCTGGATCATCGGCCGGGTCATTCTCCCTGGATGAGGACCTCGTCCACCCGCCGGTAGGTGAAAAGCTCCTCCGGACGGAACCACAGGCCGATCTCGAAGTCCGCCTCCTCCACGGTGCCGGAAGCATGGATGAGGTTGCGCACGGGACGGCGCTGCAGGTTGGCCACCGTGGGCGAGTCGATGGAGAAGTCGCCGCGGATGGTGCCCGGGGCGGCGCGGAACGGCAGCGTGTCGCCCACGAGCTTGCGCGCCGTGCCCACCGCCTGAATGCCCTCCAGGACAAAGGCCACCACCGGGCTGCTGGCCACATAGTCGATGAGCCAGCGGCGCACAGCCCGGCCGATGGCCAGCGGGTCGTCGCTCCCGGTTTGCTCCTTCACGTCCAGCCCCGCGGCGGCAAAGGCCTCCCGGGTCTTGCCGCCCAGGGTCCGCAGGAAGTCCTCGGTCTTGGGGTAGTGCTGTTCCAGGAAGTCGGGTGTCGGCTGCACCATCTTCAGCCCGATGATCTTCAGACCGGCGCGCTCGAAGCGGCGCAGCACCTCACCCACCAGCCCCCTCTGCACCCCGTCGGGCTTGATGAAGATCAACGTGCGTTCATGTCGGACCCCAGGCATGCCAGCCTCCCTTGCACGTGGGCGCGTCCGCGTCACGCGCTTCCCTGCGCCGGGCGCAGACTCCTGCCGCCCCCCGGGCGTGCCTCTTCGTTCTGTCCCCACCACGTGTGTATGCGACGACGGTCCGTCGTCGTTTACACATGTGGTTGCATCGGGAGCAGATGCCGACCGGAGGGGTCGGCGGCGGCTGTGAACCGGCTGTGGTGGTGAAGCGCCGGGAAACCGTCTTCACCCGCCGCCTGCCCCGCTGGTACCGCCGTCACGGGCAGGACCTGCCGTGGCGCCGCACACGGGCTCCCTACCGCATTCCGGTCTCCGAGGTCATGCTGCGATAGACTCAGGTGGAGCGGGTGGTGCCCAAGTACCGGGAGTTCCTCCGGCGCTACCCATCCATCCGCCACCCGGCCCACGCGCTGACGGATTTCGGGGCGGCGGTATGCGCGGCGGGCTGTCCCCGGTGCTCTGCTTGCCCGATGCAGAAAATCTGCCGCAGCTAACCCCGCCTGGCCCGTGCAGCGCTCACGCGGCCACCCCGCCGCGCCCCCTGAGCGGAAGCCCGTTGGGCTGCACGCCGGGGCCCCGGCTGGCTCATCCACGGGGGCGCGCCCCGGTAGGTGGCCGAAGGGCAGAGAGGGTTCAGCGGGCAGGCTGGACAGCGGGGGTTTCGCGCCGTGCAAATCTCCCGGCCCAGGAAGATCAGCCGCAGGGAGAAGGCGGTCCACTCCTCGCGGGGCACCAGGCGCATCAGATCTTGCTCGATCACGTCGGGATCGTCCGACCCGGTGAGGGCCAGACGCTGGCTGAGGCGACGCACATGAGTGTCTACCACAACACCCGGAACGCCGTAGTAGCCGCCGAGGACGACGTTGGCCGTCTTCCGCCCGACGCCCTCCAGCTGCAGCAAGTCCTCCATGGTGCGCGGCATCTCGCCGCCGAAGCGCTCCACCAGCGTGCGCGAGGCCGC
The genomic region above belongs to Armatimonadota bacterium and contains:
- a CDS encoding family 1 glycosylhydrolase, with the translated sequence MRRRHPFHDLHRSPSLLPFPPGFLWGTASSAHQVEGNTTNNDWWAWEQQPGRIACGHRSGLACDWWRAAEADFDRMAALHQNAHRLSIEWSRLEPQPGRWDGRALARYRQMLAGLRQRGITPMVTLHHFTFP
- a CDS encoding nucleoside-diphosphate kinase, yielding MPGVRHERTLIFIKPDGVQRGLVGEVLRRFERAGLKIIGLKMVQPTPDFLEQHYPKTEDFLRTLGGKTREAFAAAGLDVKEQTGSDDPLAIGRAVRRWLIDYVASSPVVAFVLEGIQAVGTARKLVGDTLPFRAAPGTIRGDFSIDSPTVANLQRRPVRNLIHASGTVEEADFEIGLWFRPEELFTYRRVDEVLIQGE
- the nth gene encoding endonuclease III, which codes for MPEPLRLPTREALPAARARARKIAARLRQHYPQARIPLRHENAFQLLVATILSAQCTDARVNQVTPLLFQRYRTPADFAAADPRELEALIRPTGFFRQKAKAIMAASRTLVERFGGEMPRTMEDLLQLEGVGRKTANVVLGGYYGVPGVVVDTHVRRLSQRLALTGSDDPDVIEQDLMRLVPREEWTAFSLRLIFLGREICTARNPRCPACPLNPLCPSATYRGAPPWMSQPGPRRAAQRASAQGARRGGRVSAARARRG